One genomic segment of Bradyrhizobium prioriisuperbiae includes these proteins:
- a CDS encoding MSMEG_0572/Sll0783 family nitrogen starvation response protein, which produces MPAVTVPARQKGDFLVDYEEKVFEDVKAKPGEKALVTFHTVAFEGSIGFVNMLQATRLMRKGFETSILLYGPGVTLGVQRGFPKIGDEAFPGHQNFNNTLTKFMAEGGKVYACRFALQALYGHGEPSLIPGITPISPLDVLDLILLHRRDDAFQLHTWTL; this is translated from the coding sequence ATGCCCGCAGTCACAGTGCCCGCGCGACAGAAAGGCGACTTTCTGGTCGATTACGAAGAGAAGGTGTTCGAGGACGTCAAAGCCAAGCCCGGCGAAAAAGCATTGGTGACGTTTCATACCGTCGCCTTCGAGGGCTCGATCGGCTTCGTCAACATGCTCCAGGCCACGCGCCTGATGCGCAAGGGCTTCGAAACCTCGATCCTGCTGTACGGCCCCGGCGTCACTCTCGGCGTGCAGCGCGGTTTCCCGAAGATCGGCGACGAAGCGTTTCCCGGCCATCAGAACTTCAACAACACCCTGACCAAGTTCATGGCCGAAGGCGGCAAGGTCTATGCCTGCCGGTTCGCGCTGCAGGCGCTGTACGGCCACGGCGAACCGTCGCTGATCCCCGGCATCACACCGATCAGCCCGCTCGATGTACTCGACCTGATCCTGCTGCACCGCAGGGACGACGCCTTCCAGCTTCATACCTGGACACTTTAG
- a CDS encoding Nit6803 family nitrilase yields the protein MSGQRMVRVAAVQIAPDLDTSTGTLDRVLAAIAEAAGKGVQLVVFPETFVPWYPYFSFIRPPMLSGADHIRLYDNAVVVPGPVTDAVAQAAKRHNMVVVLGVNERDHGSLYNAQLVFDADGSLRLKRRKLTPTFHERMIWGQGDGAGLKVVDTAVGRVGALACWEHYNPLARYALMAQHEEIHVAQFPGSLVGQVFADQIEVTIRHHALESGCFVVNATGWLTEEQIAKISPDESLRKGLRGGCMTAIISPEGNHIVPPLTSGEGILVADLDMALIVKRKRMMDSVGHYARPELLSLIIDDRPTAPMRGAYPNRSMPATGDLSDETADVARPASADADGATDQRVAVLRSSSR from the coding sequence ATGTCAGGCCAACGAATGGTCAGGGTCGCCGCGGTGCAGATTGCGCCGGACCTCGACACGTCGACCGGCACGCTGGACCGGGTGCTTGCGGCCATTGCGGAGGCCGCAGGCAAAGGCGTGCAGCTCGTGGTGTTTCCGGAGACATTCGTTCCCTGGTATCCCTACTTCTCTTTCATCCGCCCGCCGATGCTCAGCGGCGCCGACCATATCCGTCTCTACGACAATGCCGTGGTGGTGCCGGGTCCTGTCACGGACGCGGTCGCGCAAGCCGCAAAACGGCACAACATGGTGGTCGTGCTCGGTGTCAACGAGCGCGATCACGGCTCGCTCTACAACGCCCAGCTCGTTTTCGATGCCGACGGCAGCTTGCGGCTGAAGCGGCGCAAGCTCACCCCGACATTTCATGAGCGGATGATCTGGGGCCAGGGCGATGGCGCCGGCCTGAAAGTGGTCGACACCGCGGTCGGGCGCGTCGGCGCGCTGGCCTGCTGGGAGCACTACAATCCCCTCGCCCGTTATGCGCTGATGGCGCAGCACGAAGAGATCCATGTCGCGCAATTCCCGGGGTCGCTGGTCGGCCAGGTGTTTGCCGACCAGATCGAAGTCACGATACGCCACCACGCACTGGAGAGCGGCTGCTTCGTGGTCAACGCCACCGGCTGGCTGACCGAAGAGCAGATCGCAAAGATCTCGCCGGACGAAAGCCTGCGCAAGGGCCTGCGTGGCGGCTGCATGACGGCAATCATCTCGCCGGAGGGCAATCACATCGTGCCGCCGCTGACATCAGGCGAAGGCATCCTGGTCGCCGATCTGGACATGGCACTGATCGTCAAGCGCAAGCGGATGATGGACTCGGTCGGCCACTATGCCCGTCCCGAGTTGCTGTCGCTGATCATCGACGACCGGCCGACCGCGCCGATGCGCGGCGCCTATCCAAACCGTTCCATGCCCGCCACCGGAGATCTGTCCGATGAAACCGCTGATGTCGCACGACCTGCCAGCGCCGATGCCGACGGAGCAACTGATCAACGAGTTGCAGTCCTTCGGAGTTCGTCTCGTTGA
- a CDS encoding MSMEG_0568 family radical SAM protein, whose protein sequence is MKPLMSHDLPAPMPTEQLINELQSFGVRLVDPKASSVSRRGGAGPSDHTPFTIDGATVMVPVHNAPAFESPYLVDKPDALGNSRISRDGVELGKVSFPLRPKFYDLSTADGIPYSKLATLHGRDVLATTVLQSCIRYQSRTKTCQFCAIGQSLAAGRTIERKTPAQLAEVAKAAVELDGVKHMVMTTGTPPGSDRGAAILIESTKAVKAAVDLPVQVQCEPPDDDIWFQRMKDAGVDSLGMHLEAVTPEVRRRIMPGKAQVSVERYFSAFEAAVPVFGRGQVSTYILAGLGDSSADILSICERLVGIGVYPFVVPFVPIAGTPLESHPTPPPAFMHGILQPLAAMLRSASLNSRDIKAGCGKCGACSALSTYEQRTDA, encoded by the coding sequence ATGAAACCGCTGATGTCGCACGACCTGCCAGCGCCGATGCCGACGGAGCAACTGATCAACGAGTTGCAGTCCTTCGGAGTTCGTCTCGTTGATCCGAAGGCCAGCAGCGTAAGCCGCCGCGGCGGCGCCGGGCCCTCCGACCACACGCCATTCACCATCGACGGCGCCACGGTGATGGTGCCGGTTCATAACGCGCCGGCATTCGAGAGCCCGTATTTGGTCGACAAGCCGGACGCGCTGGGCAACAGCCGGATCAGCCGCGACGGCGTTGAACTTGGCAAGGTGTCGTTTCCGCTGCGACCCAAGTTCTACGATCTCTCCACCGCCGACGGCATTCCCTATTCGAAACTCGCGACACTGCACGGGCGCGACGTGCTCGCAACCACCGTGCTGCAGAGCTGCATCCGCTACCAGAGCCGCACCAAGACCTGCCAGTTCTGCGCCATCGGCCAGTCGCTCGCCGCCGGCCGCACCATCGAACGCAAGACGCCGGCGCAGCTTGCCGAAGTCGCCAAGGCCGCGGTCGAACTCGACGGCGTCAAGCACATGGTTATGACCACGGGCACCCCGCCCGGCAGCGACCGCGGCGCGGCCATCCTGATCGAGAGCACGAAGGCAGTGAAAGCCGCAGTCGATCTGCCGGTCCAGGTGCAGTGCGAGCCGCCCGACGACGACATCTGGTTCCAGCGCATGAAAGATGCGGGCGTGGACTCCCTCGGCATGCACCTGGAAGCGGTGACGCCGGAGGTGCGTCGCCGAATCATGCCGGGCAAGGCGCAGGTTTCGGTCGAACGTTATTTCAGCGCATTCGAGGCGGCGGTGCCGGTGTTTGGCCGCGGTCAGGTGTCGACCTACATCCTCGCCGGTCTGGGCGACAGCAGCGCCGATATCCTCTCGATCTGCGAGCGGCTGGTCGGCATCGGCGTCTATCCCTTCGTGGTGCCGTTCGTCCCGATCGCCGGCACGCCACTGGAAAGCCATCCGACACCACCGCCCGCCTTCATGCACGGCATCCTGCAGCCGCTGGCGGCCATGTTGCGGTCGGCTAGCCTGAACTCGCGCGACATCAAGGCCGGCTGCGGCAAGTGCGGCGCCTGCTCGGCGCTCTCGACCTACGAGCAGAGGACCGACGCATGA
- a CDS encoding MSMEG_0567/Sll0786 family nitrogen starvation N-acetyltransferase yields MIFEPFKPFLAAGFQVKFATERWEQAAAASLRRKVFCGEQQIFTDDDRDAIDDVAIPLVAVSLLGVAADDVVGTVRIHPDETDAETWWGSRLAVEKSYRRLGAVGAGLIRLAVCSAHARGCRRFLANVQSQNALLFQHMHWRSLGEFDWFGRPHHHMEADLDHYPPFVTPEIGFLSLPKMVA; encoded by the coding sequence ATGATCTTCGAACCATTCAAGCCGTTTCTCGCCGCAGGTTTTCAGGTGAAGTTCGCCACCGAACGCTGGGAGCAAGCTGCGGCCGCCAGCCTTCGTCGCAAAGTCTTCTGCGGGGAGCAGCAGATTTTTACGGACGACGATCGCGACGCGATCGACGACGTGGCGATCCCGCTGGTGGCCGTCTCGCTGCTCGGCGTTGCCGCCGATGACGTGGTTGGCACCGTACGCATTCATCCCGACGAGACCGATGCCGAGACCTGGTGGGGCTCGCGGCTTGCTGTGGAAAAGAGCTACCGCCGGCTCGGCGCCGTCGGTGCAGGCCTGATCCGTCTGGCGGTCTGCTCAGCCCATGCCCGTGGCTGCCGGCGCTTCCTCGCCAACGTGCAGAGCCAGAACGCGTTGCTGTTCCAGCACATGCACTGGCGCTCCCTCGGCGAGTTCGACTGGTTTGGACGCCCGCATCATCACATGGAGGCGGACCTCGACCATTATCCGCCCTTCGTCACGCCCGAGATCGGCTTTCTGTCGCTACCGAAAATGGTGGCCTGA
- a CDS encoding sll0787 family AIR synthase-like protein, producing the protein MATRFALDQLAERLRQSKGLAAKSDIATVAASLGLSGADAIPVGDDCAAIPDADGFTLFAIEGFMNEFVATDPWFAGWCGVMVNISDVAAMGGRPLAVVNAIWADGAGNATPVLDGMKAASRAFGVPVVGGHSNIRTDRGQFAVAILGRAKHLLTSFDAEPGDHLIAAIDLRGRYREPFSNWEAATDAPAHRLRGDLDLLPAIAEAGLCKAAKDISQGGIIGTAAMLAECSGVGVSIDIAAIPKPDGIALEHWLQTFPSFGYLLSVRLDRLAETLARFHARGIAAADIGEINAGATVSIRDGDTQEIIWDFARQPLIGCGSPTVGRRREVA; encoded by the coding sequence ATGGCGACCCGGTTTGCGCTCGATCAGCTTGCGGAGCGGCTGCGCCAAAGCAAAGGCCTGGCTGCAAAAAGCGACATCGCAACAGTCGCCGCCTCGCTCGGCTTGTCCGGCGCGGACGCAATCCCGGTCGGCGACGACTGCGCGGCGATCCCCGACGCCGATGGTTTCACGTTGTTCGCCATCGAAGGCTTCATGAACGAATTCGTCGCCACCGATCCCTGGTTCGCGGGCTGGTGCGGCGTCATGGTGAACATCTCCGATGTCGCCGCCATGGGCGGACGGCCGCTGGCCGTGGTCAATGCGATCTGGGCCGATGGGGCTGGTAATGCCACGCCGGTGCTTGACGGCATGAAGGCGGCTTCACGCGCATTCGGCGTGCCGGTAGTTGGCGGCCACAGCAACATCCGCACCGACCGCGGTCAGTTCGCCGTCGCCATTCTTGGACGGGCGAAGCACCTGCTGACCAGCTTCGATGCCGAACCCGGCGACCACCTGATCGCGGCGATCGACTTGCGTGGACGCTACCGCGAGCCATTCTCGAACTGGGAAGCGGCCACCGATGCACCGGCCCATCGCCTGCGTGGTGACCTCGACCTGCTGCCCGCGATCGCCGAGGCCGGGCTTTGCAAAGCCGCCAAGGACATCAGCCAGGGCGGCATCATTGGCACCGCGGCCATGCTGGCGGAATGCTCGGGTGTGGGCGTCTCGATCGACATCGCTGCCATTCCGAAACCGGACGGGATCGCGCTCGAGCACTGGCTGCAGACTTTCCCGAGCTTCGGCTATCTGCTGTCCGTCCGCCTCGATCGCCTTGCCGAGACGCTGGCGCGTTTTCATGCCCGCGGCATCGCCGCTGCTGATATCGGTGAGATCAATGCCGGCGCAACGGTTTCGATCCGTGACGGCGACACGCAAGAAATCATCTGGGATTTTGCGCGGCAGCCCCTGATCGGCTGCGGTTCGCCGACGGTCGGCCGCAGGAGGGAGGTCGCATGA
- a CDS encoding MSMEG_0565 family glycosyltransferase, with the protein MTSIPLRIAMLAHSTNARGGVVHALELAEALTRLGHTVAVHAPDPDGNGFFRQTRVPTVSVKAARTTGDVATMVETRIAEYVSHFENSAHRGFDIFHAQDGISGNALVTLKQRGLVSHFARTVHHVDDFSDPRLQALEQRSIASADRIFVVSRMWQRQLAATSASPITVVGNGVDALRFAPKRSDLDTALRTRLGLREGPVLLTVGGIEQRKNTIHILEAFRQLHAVRPTAQLLIAGGASVLDHQAYQAEFSTRLDAAGLPRSAVIRAGVIADTDMPSLYRLADTLVFASVREGFGLAVLEAMASGIPVIASHIAPFTEYLGDNDVVWCDPLNVGSIANAMATILAKPLRTRLSLNGLVVAHRHDWLQTARAHIPVYDGLRELHHA; encoded by the coding sequence ATGACATCGATCCCGCTCCGGATCGCGATGCTGGCGCATTCAACCAACGCACGTGGTGGCGTCGTCCATGCGCTCGAACTGGCCGAGGCGTTGACCCGTCTCGGACACACCGTCGCGGTGCATGCGCCCGATCCTGACGGCAACGGATTCTTTCGCCAGACGCGTGTGCCGACCGTCTCGGTCAAGGCCGCGCGGACCACCGGCGACGTCGCCACCATGGTCGAAACCCGCATCGCCGAGTATGTCAGCCATTTCGAGAATTCGGCCCATCGTGGCTTCGATATCTTCCATGCGCAGGACGGCATCTCCGGCAATGCCCTGGTGACGCTGAAGCAGCGCGGCCTGGTCTCGCATTTCGCCCGCACCGTCCATCATGTCGACGACTTCAGCGATCCGCGGCTGCAGGCCCTGGAGCAGCGCTCGATCGCCAGCGCCGACCGCATCTTCGTGGTCAGCCGGATGTGGCAGCGACAGCTTGCGGCAACATCGGCGTCGCCCATCACGGTGGTCGGCAACGGCGTGGATGCCTTGCGTTTCGCGCCCAAACGCAGCGACCTCGACACCGCGCTGCGCACCCGCCTCGGGCTGCGCGAAGGACCGGTGCTGCTCACGGTCGGCGGGATCGAGCAGCGCAAGAACACCATTCATATCCTGGAGGCCTTCCGGCAATTGCACGCCGTCCGCCCTACGGCGCAACTGCTGATCGCCGGCGGTGCATCGGTGCTCGACCATCAGGCCTATCAGGCCGAGTTCAGCACGCGGCTCGACGCCGCAGGCCTGCCGCGATCGGCCGTCATCCGCGCCGGCGTGATCGCTGATACGGACATGCCGTCGCTCTACCGGTTGGCGGACACGCTGGTCTTTGCCTCGGTCCGGGAAGGGTTCGGACTTGCGGTGCTGGAAGCGATGGCCAGCGGCATTCCGGTGATCGCCTCCCATATCGCTCCGTTCACCGAATACCTCGGCGACAATGATGTGGTCTGGTGCGACCCGCTCAATGTCGGCTCGATCGCAAACGCGATGGCGACCATCCTTGCCAAACCACTGCGGACGCGGCTCTCGCTCAACGGCCTGGTGGTGGCGCACCGCCATGACTGGCTGCAAACCGCGCGGGCTCATATCCCGGTCTACGACGGCCTACGGGAGTTGCACCATGCCTGA
- a CDS encoding MSMEG_0570 family nitrogen starvation response protein — protein sequence MPEMYFHVRWPDGATEVCYSPSLVIKDHLLIGKTYPLPDFLRRSRAALTIASERVREKYGMPCTRALSQLARIEATAGRFNAAPDCHVTVTAFED from the coding sequence ATGCCTGAAATGTATTTCCACGTGCGCTGGCCCGATGGTGCGACCGAGGTCTGTTATTCGCCGTCACTGGTGATCAAGGACCACCTGCTGATCGGCAAGACCTACCCCCTGCCGGACTTCCTGCGGCGCAGCCGCGCGGCGCTGACCATCGCAAGCGAACGGGTGCGTGAGAAATACGGCATGCCCTGCACCCGGGCACTCAGCCAACTGGCACGCATTGAAGCGACTGCCGGCCGCTTCAATGCGGCGCCGGACTGCCATGTCACCGTGACTGCATTTGAAGACTAG
- a CDS encoding MSMEG_0569 family flavin-dependent oxidoreductase yields the protein MSSAPHYPAIVIGGGQAGLAMSYQLGQAGIDHIVIEKNTIAHSWKTQRWDAFCLVTPNWQCQLPGYPYAGPDPKGFMLRDEIVDYVESYARWIDAPVREGVAVTRLVRAADGRFVLDTTAGAMTADNVVLAVSGYHIANVPRMADRIAPSVLQMHSSAYRNPGQLPDGDVLVVGSGQSGCQIAEDLHLSGRKVHLAVGSAPRCPRVYRGRDAVEWLDDLGQYDLPVDQHSLKEKVRKNANHYLTGRDGGRDIDLRRFALEGMQLYGRLKDVQDGRLQFADDLAGNLDNADKVYNGICGLIDKHIAENGISAPDQQHYTPVWQPSGIPTEVDLATSGIGSIIWTTGFRSDWSWVDLPMFDGAAYPTHVRGVTSVDGVYLIGMPWLYTWGSGRFVGVGRDAGFVAERIVERRAAADAPAAIESPTLAASAA from the coding sequence ATGTCCTCTGCACCTCACTATCCGGCCATCGTTATCGGCGGCGGACAGGCCGGCCTTGCAATGAGTTATCAGCTCGGCCAGGCCGGTATCGACCATATCGTGATCGAGAAGAACACCATTGCCCATTCCTGGAAGACCCAGCGCTGGGATGCCTTCTGCCTGGTGACACCGAACTGGCAATGCCAGCTTCCGGGTTATCCTTATGCCGGCCCCGATCCAAAGGGGTTCATGCTGCGTGATGAGATCGTCGACTATGTCGAGAGTTACGCCAGGTGGATCGACGCACCGGTGCGTGAAGGCGTCGCCGTCACGCGATTGGTTCGGGCGGCTGATGGGCGTTTCGTGCTCGACACCACCGCCGGCGCCATGACCGCCGACAACGTCGTGCTCGCGGTCAGCGGCTATCACATTGCGAACGTGCCGCGCATGGCGGATCGGATCGCGCCCAGCGTCCTGCAGATGCACTCCTCGGCCTACCGCAATCCCGGCCAGCTGCCTGACGGCGACGTTCTTGTGGTCGGCAGCGGCCAGTCCGGCTGCCAGATCGCCGAAGACCTGCATCTCTCCGGGCGCAAAGTCCACCTTGCGGTGGGCAGCGCGCCACGCTGCCCCCGGGTCTATCGGGGACGCGACGCGGTCGAATGGCTCGACGACTTGGGACAGTACGACCTGCCGGTCGACCAGCATTCGCTGAAGGAGAAGGTGCGCAAGAATGCTAACCACTATTTGACCGGACGCGACGGCGGCCGCGATATCGACCTGCGCCGCTTTGCACTGGAGGGCATGCAGCTTTACGGCCGGCTCAAGGACGTCCAGGACGGACGGCTGCAATTCGCTGATGATCTAGCAGGCAATCTCGACAATGCGGACAAGGTCTACAACGGAATCTGCGGCCTGATCGACAAGCACATCGCCGAGAATGGCATCTCGGCTCCGGATCAGCAACACTATACGCCGGTGTGGCAACCTTCAGGTATTCCAACTGAAGTCGACCTCGCAACATCCGGCATCGGCAGTATCATCTGGACCACCGGCTTCCGCTCGGACTGGTCATGGGTGGATCTGCCGATGTTCGACGGCGCGGCATACCCCACGCATGTGCGCGGGGTCACGTCGGTCGACGGCGTCTATCTGATCGGAATGCCCTGGCTCTATACGTGGGGATCGGGACGCTTCGTTGGCGTTGGGCGGGATGCGGGTTTCGTGGCCGAGCGAATCGTGGAGCGCCGCGCTGCGGCGGATGCGCCGGCGGCGATTGAGAGCCCGACGCTGGCAGCGAGTGCGGCGTGA
- the cynS gene encoding cyanase, translating into MKRSDLTEKLLDIKRDNEWTWKYICEKIGGYSEVLITGAILGQMKLTKPQAANAGELFGLSKSEIAMLNETPMRGTPMPPTDPLIYRFYELVMVNGLAWKALIEEEYGDGIMSAIDFDMVMERLPNPKGDRVKITMSGKFLPFKYYGASGNVPEYGFKEG; encoded by the coding sequence ATGAAGCGTTCCGACCTCACTGAAAAGCTGCTCGACATCAAGCGCGACAACGAGTGGACCTGGAAATACATCTGCGAAAAGATCGGCGGTTATTCCGAGGTGCTGATCACCGGCGCGATCCTTGGTCAGATGAAGCTGACCAAGCCGCAGGCCGCCAACGCCGGCGAGCTGTTCGGGCTGTCGAAATCCGAAATCGCCATGCTGAACGAGACCCCGATGCGTGGCACGCCGATGCCGCCGACCGATCCGCTGATATACCGTTTCTACGAACTGGTGATGGTGAATGGCCTGGCCTGGAAGGCACTGATCGAGGAGGAATATGGCGACGGCATCATGTCGGCGATCGATTTCGACATGGTGATGGAACGCCTGCCGAACCCGAAGGGCGACCGCGTCAAGATCACCATGTCCGGCAAGTTCCTGCCGTTCAAGTATTACGGCGCCAGCGGCAACGTGCCGGAGTATGGGTTCAAGGAGGGTTGA
- a CDS encoding ABC transporter ATP-binding protein produces the protein MAGFISIEGIAKRYPAKTGGGTTTIFENLWLSMQRGEFGCIIGHSGCGKTTVLNILAGLDEPSEGAVIVDGQAIEGTSLDRAVIFQSHALLPWRTVRGNVAFAVSSKWPKWNTAKVREHAQTFIDLVGLTGSELKHPSELSGGMKQRVGIARALSITPKIMLMDEPFSALDALTRGTLQDEVRRICLETGQTTFMITHDVDEAIYLADKIFLMTNGPGAVLAEIVENPLPKDRARIDLHRHPLYYATRNHIVDFLVSRSKTFVEATKDHDPRNVPVVRPGLVEPSIIATGHRAPPSSGASHLNAS, from the coding sequence ATGGCGGGGTTCATTTCCATCGAAGGCATCGCTAAGCGTTATCCGGCCAAAACCGGTGGCGGCACCACCACCATTTTCGAGAATCTGTGGCTGTCGATGCAGCGCGGCGAGTTCGGCTGCATCATCGGCCACTCCGGCTGCGGCAAGACCACGGTGCTGAACATTCTCGCCGGCCTCGACGAGCCGAGTGAAGGCGCTGTCATTGTCGACGGGCAGGCGATAGAAGGCACCAGTCTTGACCGCGCGGTGATCTTCCAGAGCCACGCCCTGCTGCCGTGGCGAACGGTGCGCGGCAATGTCGCTTTCGCGGTGTCGTCGAAATGGCCGAAATGGAATACGGCCAAGGTAAGGGAGCACGCACAGACCTTCATCGACCTGGTCGGGCTGACCGGCTCGGAATTGAAACACCCTTCGGAGCTCTCCGGTGGCATGAAGCAGCGCGTCGGCATTGCACGGGCGCTGTCCATCACACCCAAGATCATGCTGATGGACGAGCCGTTCTCGGCGCTGGACGCGCTGACCCGCGGCACGCTGCAGGACGAGGTGCGGCGCATCTGCCTGGAAACCGGCCAGACCACCTTCATGATCACCCATGATGTGGATGAAGCGATCTATCTCGCCGACAAGATCTTCCTGATGACCAACGGCCCCGGCGCGGTGCTGGCGGAAATCGTCGAGAACCCGCTGCCCAAGGATCGCGCGCGGATCGATCTGCATCGCCATCCGCTGTATTACGCCACCCGCAACCACATCGTGGATTTCCTGGTCAGCCGCAGCAAGACCTTCGTCGAAGCCACCAAAGACCACGATCCGCGCAACGTGCCGGTGGTGCGGCCGGGGCTGGTCGAACCCTCCATCATCGCCACCGGCCATCGCGCGCCGCCATCGTCCGGCGCGAGCCATCTCAACGCCAGCTAA
- the ntrB gene encoding nitrate ABC transporter permease — translation MGSSLTLRAAILSVAIFAAFLGVWHLATRGTGTTAAMSPEYARLMGATATQGKSAMPGPLDVGAKLWEHIRRPFYDNGPNDKGLGIQLGYSIARVLLGYGLAVIVAIPFGFLIGMSPLLSRALDPFIQVMKPISPLAWMPLALYTIKDSGISAIFVIFICAIWPMLINTAFGVASVRKEWINVARTLEVGTLRRAFTVILPAAAPTILTGMRISIGIAWLVIVAAEMLVGGTGIGYFVWNEWNNLSITNVIIAILVIGIVGMLFDQILARVTRLVTFPE, via the coding sequence GTGGGCAGTTCGCTGACATTGCGCGCCGCTATCCTGTCGGTTGCGATCTTCGCGGCCTTCCTCGGCGTGTGGCATCTGGCGACCCGCGGCACCGGCACCACCGCCGCGATGAGCCCGGAGTATGCGCGGCTGATGGGCGCGACTGCGACTCAGGGCAAGTCGGCGATGCCGGGCCCGCTCGATGTCGGCGCCAAGCTGTGGGAGCACATCAGGCGTCCGTTCTATGACAACGGACCGAACGACAAGGGCCTCGGCATCCAGCTCGGATATTCCATCGCCCGGGTGCTGCTGGGGTATGGCCTCGCCGTGATCGTCGCCATTCCGTTCGGCTTCCTGATCGGGATGTCGCCGCTGCTGAGCCGGGCGCTCGATCCTTTCATCCAGGTGATGAAGCCGATCTCGCCGCTCGCCTGGATGCCGCTGGCGCTCTACACCATCAAGGATTCCGGCATCTCGGCGATCTTCGTCATCTTCATCTGTGCGATCTGGCCGATGTTGATCAACACCGCGTTCGGTGTCGCCTCCGTGCGCAAGGAATGGATCAACGTGGCGCGCACGCTGGAGGTCGGCACGTTGCGCCGTGCCTTCACGGTGATCCTGCCGGCGGCGGCGCCGACCATCCTCACCGGCATGCGGATTTCCATCGGCATCGCCTGGCTGGTGATCGTTGCCGCCGAGATGCTGGTGGGCGGCACCGGCATCGGTTACTTCGTCTGGAACGAGTGGAACAATCTCTCCATCACCAACGTCATCATCGCCATTCTCGTGATCGGCATCGTGGGCATGCTGTTCGACCAGATCCTGGCGCGCGTCACGCGCCTGGTCACGTTCCCGGAGTGA